In Nocardia sp. NBC_01327, the genomic stretch TCCTGCTGACCTCCCGCACGCTGAGCGCGGCCCTGCCCATTGCGGACGAGCTGATCGTCCTCGATGCCGGCAAGGTCACCTACCAGGGCAGCCCCGCCCGGCTGCGCCGCAGCCACCCGGATCGCCTGCTGGTCAAGGCCTCCAGCCCGATCGCCCTGGCCACCACCCTGGCCGCCCAGGGCTTCACCGATGCCGTCATGCGCCCTGACGGCCGTCTCGCCGTCGCCGAAGCCTCACTGGCACAACTCGAATCGGCCGCGGCCACCGCCCGCGTCCAACTCACCGAAATCACCCCCGAACACATCCACCCCGACCAGGTCCTGGCCGCCCTCACCCGCCCGACCACCACCCCCTACCCCGCGCCGGCCATATACGGAATGCCGCGTTGAACGCACTCCGGCGCACTCCCGAGCCGCGCAGCGGTGCAACAGCTGCCGCTTCGGCCGGGTCGGCGCCGCATGCCCCTGGTCAACGGAATGCAGTGCGACACTCCCGGACCCGCGAAGCACTGCCGCTCCGGGCTTCCGCCAGGCTGCGGATCGTGCCGGCCGATCGGCGTCCGGCCGCGACCAGTGGCGGGCGGCCGAGTCCGGCTGTTGCGGGTCGAATCTCATACGCCACTCCGATCGCGGTTGCTGCCAACTGCGGCACAATTCCCGCGGCGGCTGATGGTTTGCGACGAAAGGACCTTCGATGATTCTGACCGCTGTGCCGGATTCCGTGCTGCGGGCGGCGAATTCGGAGGTGCGCAAGGTGACCTCGCTGCGGTCGAACCGGATACCGGCCGCGGTGCTGGTCGGGGTCGGAGTGGTGGCGTTCGCGGTGCTGGGAATGGTGTTCCAGGAGGCCGATTCCAGTCATAAGCACACATTCCTCGGAGCGGTCGGGCCGGCGGCGGTCGTGGCCGCCGGGGTTCTGCTGCTGGCGGTCGTCCTGTCGGCGATATTCGGAGCGCTGTCGTCGGGGTCGGAATATCGGTACGGGACATTGGCGGTGAACGCGCAGTTCACGCCGGACCGGAATCTGCTGCTCGGCTCGAAACTTGCCGTGACAGCCGGGTTTTCGCTGGCGATCGTGCTGGTGCTCGAGGTACTCGGCGGAGCCGCGCTGGCAGTGTTCGGGCGCGATCGAGTGCACCTCGGCGGTGCGCTGTTCGCCGTTCTGGGCGGAGCGGCACTGGCCGCGGTGTGCTGGTCCGTGATCGGCGCGGCGCTCGGATTCGTCTTCCGTTCGCCGACCCAGGCGATGGCGGCGATGCTCGCGACGGCCGTGCTCGAACCGCTGGTATGGCTGACCGCCCGGGCCGTGGGCTTCGCGGGCTTCGCGACGCTGCTGCCCATTTCGGCCACCGTGGGCACCATGACCGACGGCAGCTACGCCAAGAGCGACTTCATCGCCCCGACCCCGGCCGCCATTGCGGTACTGATCCTGTGGACGGCGGGCGCGGTCGCGGCCGCGTGGTGGATACTCACCACCCGCGACCTCTGACCCGCCCGGCTCACTCAGCCGGCTCCGCGTAACTCAGTCAGCGGAGCGGTCCGCGAAGAGCCGGCGCCAGATCTCGTGATCGGTACGCGGCCCGCCGGGGGTGTCCGCGCCGTACTTCGCGATCAGGCCGGGTAGGTCCAGCGGGGTGGTGGGCGCGGCCATATTCGTCAGCTCCTCCTCCACGGCCGCATCCGGCACCAGCCAGCAGACCTCGAATTCGATGCCGTCCGGATCGGCGGCGTAGAGCGCCTTGGTGGAACCGTGATCGGAGGCCCCGCGCAGCACGCCCGCCCTGGTCAGCGCCTCACGCATGCGCTGCAATTCGGCGAGCGTATTGACCTCCCAGGCCAGGTGGTACAGCCCGATACGCCCGGTGCGGTGCTCGACCGACGGGTCCGGGGACTGGAACAGGCCCAGGTCGTGATCATTGGCCGACCCCTCCGCCTGCAGGAACACCGCGCCCGGGAAACCGCCGGGCAGCCGGCGGAAACCCAGTACCTCGCCGTAGA encodes the following:
- a CDS encoding ABC transporter permease; translated protein: MILTAVPDSVLRAANSEVRKVTSLRSNRIPAAVLVGVGVVAFAVLGMVFQEADSSHKHTFLGAVGPAAVVAAGVLLLAVVLSAIFGALSSGSEYRYGTLAVNAQFTPDRNLLLGSKLAVTAGFSLAIVLVLEVLGGAALAVFGRDRVHLGGALFAVLGGAALAAVCWSVIGAALGFVFRSPTQAMAAMLATAVLEPLVWLTARAVGFAGFATLLPISATVGTMTDGSYAKSDFIAPTPAAIAVLILWTAGAVAAAWWILTTRDL
- a CDS encoding VOC family protein, which codes for MPIQRLNHAVLFVSDVERSAAFYGEVLGFRRLPGGFPGAVFLQAEGSANDHDLGLFQSPDPSVEHRTGRIGLYHLAWEVNTLAELQRMREALTRAGVLRGASDHGSTKALYAADPDGIEFEVCWLVPDAAVEEELTNMAAPTTPLDLPGLIAKYGADTPGGPRTDHEIWRRLFADRSAD